The Thermomonospora curvata DSM 43183 DNA segment GCGGAAGAGGCTCCCGCACCGGAAGGCCCGGTGGCCGCCTGCATGTTCTCCGGTGGTGCCCCGATGCGGGACGGCCCACCGTAAGGACCGCTCTGTGCGACCTCCGGTGGGCGCGGAACGGACGGCCCTCCGCCCGGCGGGCCGGAGAAAGAGGGGGTGACGGGGGCGGATGCCGGGACGGACGGGCCGGACATGGCCGCGGCGGCGTGCCGTGGGTCGCCGTCCGCCGGCCGGCCCGACTCGATGGGATCGTGCTGCGAGGGGTTGCCGGCCTCGGGCCGGCCCAGTCCTGGTCCCGTTGTCATGAAGACCTCTTCCTCGACCTTTTCGCGCGGCGCGGAATCCGTTCGGCGACCACGCGAACAATCGTCGTCGGGGGATCGACCTTACCTTGCCCCAGCCGGTGCAGCTCGGCCGTCCGGACACCGAAGCGTTTGAGCACCGGCTCGGCATCGGCCAGCTCCTGGGCCGCCCGCTCTCCCTTGAGCGCCAGCAGCTCCCCGCCGGGCCGCAGCAGCGGCAGCGCCCACCCCACCAGCCGGTCCAGCGGGGCCACGGCACGCGCGGTGACCACATCGACCTGGTAGTCCCCCGCCACTTCTTCCGCGCGGGCCCGGTGCACCTCGACGTTCTCCAGCTCCAGCAGCTCGACGGCCTCGGTCAGGAACTTGGTCCGCCGCAGCAGCGGCTCCAGCAGCGTGACCGACAGGTCCGGCCGCGCGATCGCCAGCACCAATCCGGGCAGTCCCGCCCCGGAGCCCAGATCGATGACGGTGGCGCCCTGCGGCACCATCTCCGCCACCACCGCGCAGTTGATCAGGTGCCGTTCCCACAGCCGGTCCACCTCGCGCGGGCCGATGAGACCGCGTATCACGCCCGCATCGGCCAGAAACTCCGCATAGCGCTCCGCCAAGGGAAGGGCATCGCCG contains these protein-coding regions:
- the rsmG gene encoding 16S rRNA (guanine(527)-N(7))-methyltransferase RsmG; translation: MGTPRSVPDVARQVFGDALPLAERYAEFLADAGVIRGLIGPREVDRLWERHLINCAVVAEMVPQGATVIDLGSGAGLPGLVLAIARPDLSVTLLEPLLRRTKFLTEAVELLELENVEVHRARAEEVAGDYQVDVVTARAVAPLDRLVGWALPLLRPGGELLALKGERAAQELADAEPVLKRFGVRTAELHRLGQGKVDPPTTIVRVVAERIPRRAKRSRKRSS